The nucleotide window GTCAATAGCCCGTACCGGATTGGTGGGAGATACATAATCTTCCACGCTAGGAGGTAAAAGGAAGCCTTGCTCTCGTGGAGTTCCGCTCTTATAATGACGATCAGGCATTTTTTTGATTTAACCTTGGATAGTGAATTTACTCGATTGGGTTGAAACACTATAGCATTAATTGGAATTCTTTCACAGCCCCAGAGCCTGGGAACGAGTTGAATGTATCTCCCTGCAGCAGGCTACAGAGTATCAAAGCTGATCTGATCTTATCCCCTCACCTTCTCCCTTTCCCCAAGGAGAGGAAAATAAGGACTTGACCCTGTAGCAAGTACAGGGAATTATCAAGTTAAAAGGAAAATATTTCTGGCGATCGCTCTGAACCATCTCTTTCAATTTACTACTGAACATATTGAGCCGAAGCCGAACCGGAATTCCCTTGACAAGACCGGTCACGCCTTCTAATTTTCTTAAGATATCAGGATTTATAGCCGCTTATGACCGAACAGGTGACATGCAGAACCATTGTAAGCTAGAACAGAAACGGTCGGGACAATCTTATGTCCTGCTCCCTAGAAAAATATAAAGGAGGCATTAAGCCATGGATATGAAATCAGGAATCGCAGAACTTGAAAGACGCAAGAAAGTAGGTCTCCAAGGGGGAGGCAAAGAGAGAATCGAAAGACAGCATCAAAAGGGTCATCTAACCGCCAGGGAAAGACTGGACAAGCTCCTCGATCCGGGAACCTTCTGGGAGACGGGCCTTCTGGAGCAATATGAGATGCGGGAAGACAAAGACAAAGAGTGGCCGACGGCCATGATCAGCGGCTTTGGCAAAATAAATGGCCAGACGGTCGTGGTACACGCTGATGACCGCACCATCCTCGCCGGGACCGATGAAGCCAAACCTTCAGGGCATCATCGGCCCAGAGGTATGTCCCCCCTCACACCCCCGGAAGTCAGGACATACCCGGTCATCGGTCTTGGTGACGGCGGCGGGGCCCGGATACAGAATATCATGGGCTCTTACAGCCTGCTGTCACTGACCTATCCCATCACCAGAATCATGAGTCCTCGAAGGGCCCCTCACGTCGCCACGATTATGGGTTACTGCTTTGGCGCTCCGACCTGGGAAGCAGCCACGGCTGATTTCGTGGTCATGGTCAAGGAAAAAACCTGTATGGCCGTTTCTTCGCCAAGGGTGCTGGAAATTGCCCTCACTGAAAATCCCACTCCGGAGGAGCTTGGCGGCTGGAAGTTGCACGCTGAGGTGACGGGCCAGGTTGACGCCTTTGCCCAGGATGATGAGGGATGCCTTCAGATTGTCAGGGAGTTTATCGGTTACATGCCTTCCAACTGTGATCAGGAACCGCTGGTGGCGGCCACAGACGATCCGCCGGATAGAAGGCTGGACGAGGTACTGAATATCCTGCCCGACAAGACCAACCGGGTCTATGACATGCGCAAGATCATCGCGGTCATCGCGGATGACCGGAAGTATCTGGAACTCAAGCCCTATTTTGGCAAGGCCCTCATCACCTGCCTGGCCCGAATGAACGGCCGTACCGTGGGCATCCTCGCCAGCCAG belongs to Deltaproteobacteria bacterium and includes:
- a CDS encoding methylmalonyl-CoA decarboxylase; translation: MDMKSGIAELERRKKVGLQGGGKERIERQHQKGHLTARERLDKLLDPGTFWETGLLEQYEMREDKDKEWPTAMISGFGKINGQTVVVHADDRTILAGTDEAKPSGHHRPRGMSPLTPPEVRTYPVIGLGDGGGARIQNIMGSYSLLSLTYPITRIMSPRRAPHVATIMGYCFGAPTWEAATADFVVMVKEKTCMAVSSPRVLEIALTENPTPEELGGWKLHAEVTGQVDAFAQDDEGCLQIVREFIGYMPSNCDQEPLVAATDDPPDRRLDEVLNILPDKTNRVYDMRKIIAVIADDRKYLELKPYFGKALITCLARMNGRTVGILASQTMYNAGATGPDECDKATSFIVLCDTYNIPLIFISDTPGNLVGKYAESRKIPLKIMRWMEALALATVPKIAIIVRKAYGMAISHMCGTNCGPDFIVAWPTADISFMSPEAAANVVFLRHIEAAEDPEAERERLIRQMEYESAPWNAAARGVLDDVIDPRETRKYIIDCLEIIRGARGDFISKKRLQSWPTGF